Below is a genomic region from Cytophagia bacterium CHB2.
GATCCCTCACAATCCACACTGGCTGTTGTGCCATCATTGAGCGAGGCGATCATCAATCGCGAGTACAACTATGGCAACGTTGCGCCGGAAACCTTTGCGCTAACCCTGGCCATTGTTAAGCAAACGCGCGGCGAGTTTGAAGCGGCCATGATGATGGCAACAACTTTTGCGAAAACGGCTGATTCTGTGCCGGCATTTGTGGGCGCGCTGTGTGGCGCAATGGCCAAACATGATATTCTGCCGTCGAGTTGGGGCACGCGCCTGCAAGAATTGCGGGGTCTGTGCATTCCTGCTTTGTGCGGAGTTGATTATATCGCACTCGTTGAACAGCTTGCCGATTTGGCGCAAGCGAGGGGTGTTGCGTGAAGATCTCCTGGATCGACCCGATCGAACTGGTGCAGCATGAATTGCGACAGCAGCGCGAGCAAGGCGGTGAGGTTGCGCCTTTGCAACAACGGTGGAATGATATGCAGCGTGTTGCTTTGGATGAAAATGAATTGCGGCAGCACGCGCTAGCCCTGTTGCATGAAATTGTTGACATGGGCGCGAAACCGCAGCGTGATGAGCCTTCAGATATAGCGGAGATTGCGGCGTCGCGACCCGCCCGGCCAGCGCCCGTGGCAAAGGCGGCTCTCAGTGAAATAGATTTATATGATCGTATTTTAGGGGGATGGTTGGGCCGCGCCGCCGGCTGCGCACTGGGCAAGCCGGTGGAAAAACATCCACGCGCCGTTATTCGCCAGTTGTTGGAATCGAACGGCACCTGGCCGCTTTCGGATTACATCACCGCGGCAGGCATGCCGCAAGAATTGCTGCAAAAATTTCCGTGGAATCGCCATTCGGGAGGTGAGAGTTTGCGGGAACATCTCGTGTGCATGCCCGAGGATGATGATATGAATTATCCCATGGTCAATCTGCGCGTTCTCGAAATCTACGGATTGAATTTTACCACGGAGAATATTGCCGAATGCTGGTTGAGCATGCTGCCGGTGTTGTCAACGTTTACAGCGGAACGCGTGGCCTATTTAAATTTGCTGCAAGGATGGCGGCCGCCGCAAACAGCTACCCGCTGCAATCCCTATCGCGAATGGATCGGTGCGCAAATTCGCGCGGATTTGTGGGGATGGA
It encodes:
- a CDS encoding ADP-ribosylglycohydrolase family protein, which gives rise to DPSQSTLAVVPSLSEAIINREYNYGNVAPETFALTLAIVKQTRGEFEAAMMMATTFAKTADSVPAFVGALCGAMAKHDILPSSWGTRLQELRGLCIPALCGVDYIALVEQLADLAQARGVA
- a CDS encoding ADP-ribosylglycohydrolase family protein — its product is MKISWIDPIELVQHELRQQREQGGEVAPLQQRWNDMQRVALDENELRQHALALLHEIVDMGAKPQRDEPSDIAEIAASRPARPAPVAKAALSEIDLYDRILGGWLGRAAGCALGKPVEKHPRAVIRQLLESNGTWPLSDYITAAGMPQELLQKFPWNRHSGGESLREHLVCMPEDDDMNYPMVNLRVLEIYGLNFTTENIAECWLSMLPVLSTFTAERVAYLNLLQGWRPPQTATRCNPYREWIGAQIRADLWGWISPGDPQAAAERAWRDARLSHTGNGIYGEMFFAAAISAAFVVSEPRQLIAQGLQQIPQESRLAQAIEFVLALYDKEKNWENAVDRLYEKFGHFHWVHTINNAALVTAALLYSDGDYERAICYVVMGGWDTDSNGATVGSILGTMRGAKHLPEKWIAPLHNRIRSSLKGFDNAAFDDLARRTMRQAVA